A part of Caretta caretta isolate rCarCar2 chromosome 1, rCarCar1.hap1, whole genome shotgun sequence genomic DNA contains:
- the FAM181B gene encoding protein FAM181B: protein MAVQAAILNPHHFIPFCFPASGGLADYADLEKSYEDGAAALLGEGGGVGGGEDPGDLKEATRDLLSFIDSASSNIKLALDKPVKSKRKVNHRKYLQKQIKRCTGIIAPAPAAPAPAGGQELPKRPALPAGAASPQPSCPPGPAGHGKPPAKREASQAASSLQSKSLAALFDSLHQGRAGEKGPAAGGGGGGGSGGGGPRKVPLRNRNLPPSFFTEPAAPPPRAPPLSASPKAPEPGGGSPEAAEFFELLGPDYGGLLPEQPPAHEGFPARLPPELGMEPALYEPHLPPLPPHLLGGLLYPEPAWSPPAKKSSPAAAPCSSLSLPETLRPLPAMGAPGAPIYPTSSDPAPAGGEESPAQLAAAFAPYFPDCPLPPPPPMPYEYSAGYNRVAYSGL, encoded by the coding sequence ATGGCTGTGCAAGCTGCTATCCTCAACCCCCATCACTTCATCCCCTTCTGCTTCCCTGCCTCCGGGGGCCTGGCGGACTATGCTGACCTTGAGAAGAGCTACGAGGACGGGGCAGCCGCTCTcctgggagaaggaggaggagtggggggaggagaagacccAGGGGATTTAAAAGAAGCCACCAGGGACCTGCTGAGCTTCATCGACTCGGCGTCCAGCAACATCAAGCTGGCCCTGGACAAGCCGGTCAAGTCCAAGAGGAAAGTGAACCACAGGAAGTACCTGCAGAAGCAGATCAAGCGCTGCACGGGCATCATCGCCCCCGCCCCGGCAGCGCCAGCCCCGGCCGGGGGCCAGGAGCTGCCCAAGCGGCCGGCCCTGCCGGCAGGGGCCGCCTCGCCCCAGCCCTCCTGCCCGCCCGGCCCCGCCGGCCACGGCAAGCCCCCTGCCAAGCGGGAGGCCTCGCAGGCGgccagcagcctgcagagcaagAGCCTGGCCGCCCTCTTCGACTCCCTGCACCAGGGCCGGGCTGGCGAGAAGGGCCCGGCCGCCGgcgggggcggcggcgggggcaGCGGCGGGGGCGGCCCCCGCAAGGTGCCGCTGCGGAACCGCAACCTGCCCCCTTCGTTCTTCACCGAGCCGGCCGCGCCGCCGCCCCGCGCCCCGCCGCTCAGCGCCAGCCCCAAGGCGCCGGAGCCGGGTGGCGGCAGCCCGGAGGCGGCGGAGTTCTTCGAGCTGCTGGGGCCCGACTACGGCGGCCTCCTCCCGGAGCAGCCCCCCGCGCACGAGGGCTTCCCGGCCCGGCTGCCCCCGGAGCTGGGCATGGAGCCCGCCCTGTACGAGCCCCACCTCCCGCCGCTGCCCCCGCACCTGCTCGGGGGGCTGCTCTACCCCGAGCCCGCCTGGAGCCCCCCCGCCAAGAAGAGCTCCCCGGCggcggctccctgcagcagcctgagcctgcccgagaCCTTGCGGCCCCTGCCTGCCATGGGGGCCCCAGGAGCGCCCATCTACCCGACCAGCTCGGACCCGGCCCCCGCGGGCGGCGAggagagcccagcccagctggcCGCCGCCTTTGCTCCCTACTTccccgactgccccctcccgCCGCCTCCTCCCATGCCTTATGAGTACAGCGCCGGGTACAACAGGGTGGCCTATTCGGGCCTCTAG